The DNA segment GGCGTATCAAGGTTTTCTATGGTCTCGATAGGGCTGCTTCGCAGGGCATCTCTTGCTAAAGTAATGCCTGTTGAATTTTCATCGTCGCTAAAAGGATATGCAGCATGGCAATCGATATCGGCATCAGTGAAGAGGATCGCAAGTCGATCGTTGACGGACTTTCCCATCTGTTGGCGGATACTTATGTGTTGTACCTCAAGACGCACAACTTTCACTGGAACGTCAGCGGGCCAATGTTTCGCACGCTGCACCTGATGTTCGAAGAGCAATACAACGAACTGGCCCTGGCAGTGGACTCCATCGCTGAGCGTATTCGTGCGCTTGGTTTTCCGGCGCCGGGCACCTACTCGACCTACGCGCGTCTGTCTTCCATCAAGGAAGAAGAGGGTGTGCCGCATGCCGAGGACATGATCCGCAGCCTGGTTCAGGGGCAAGAGGCCGTGGTCCGCACTGCGCGGAGCATTTTTCCGCTGCTCGACAAGGTCAGTGATGAGCCGACCGCAGACCTGCTGACCCAGCGTATGCAGGTGCATGAAAAGACAGCATGGATGCTGCGCTCGATGCTCGAAACCCGCTGAGTTCTCCGGTGAGTGGCGCTTCGGTGCCACTCACTGACAGAATCCCTGGGGGTTTCTATATATATTTATTACCCGCTCCGTTAGTTGTTGCTGTAAGCGCGGTTGAATTGACTATTCCTCGCGTTGTAGTGGTTATGTCCTACATGGTTTGCTTGCCAGACCTGCTGGATAAGCGTTCTCGTTTCGGGCTTTATAGCGAGGCATTTGTTTATTTTTAAATGTTTCTCTCAGGTTCGTTTAGATGCTTGTTCAGAGGTGATGATTATCATGGTTCGAGATGTTGAACGTGAGGTCGGTGAGCCAGGAGGCTTGGGTGCGGTGTCCGAAGATCCCTTTATAGAAGGGTTCAGCATGGCGCTGGCCCAGCCCCATTCCAAGTCGGTCAGGCTCAATGGCCTGGCGACTTGCCTGCGGCTTGAAAATGTCTACTGGAATGTCCTGTCGACGATTGCTCGGTCGAACAACTGTTCAATCAATGCCGTGCTGTCGAATATCGATCGGGAGGTTCATCTGCGTTACGGTGGGGTCAAGAATTTCAGTGGTCTGATTCGGGTCGTGTGCGTAGCCCATCTGCTCAAGGCGCAAGTCCGGCTTTGAGTATCCCTGGCTCTCTATTCTGCGGGGCTGCCTTCGGGCAGCCCCGTTCTGCTGTCCGTAATTCGCGGGGCGTGCGGCTGCAACGCTGCGATTAACTCTATATACTGCCCCGTCTGCCACTGGCACGCCTGCGCGTGGGCGGATCCGCTTGAACTGCACGTCCAGGCTCTTGCACTATTGGGTCCACGCCAGGGAGGACGAAGCCTCCACTGAATTTCGAATTACGGGAAGTGAATACACCATCATGATGCGCAGCCACTATTGCGGCCAACTGAACGAGAGTCTGGAAGGTCAGGAAGTTACCCTTTGCGGATGGGTCCATCGTCGTCGTGACCACGGGGGAGTGATCTTCCTCGATATCCGTGACCGTGAAGGTATGGCCCAAGTGGTCTTCGATCCTGATCGCGCCGAGACCTTCGCCGCAGCCGACCGGGTCCGCAGCGAGTTCGTCGTCAAGATCGTTGGCAAGGTGCGCGCCCGCCCGGCCGGTGCTGCCAACACCAATATCGCTTCCGGCGCCATTGAAATCCTTGGCTATGAGCTGGAAGTGCTGAACGAGTCGGAAACGCCGCCGTTCCCGCTCAACGAATTCTCCGATGTCGGTGAAGAGACCCGCCTGCGGTATCGTTTCATCGACCTGCGTCGCCCGGAAATGGCAGAGAAGCTGCGGCTGCGCTCGCGCATCACCAGCAGCATCCGTCGTTACCTGGACGACAACGGCTTCCTGGACGTCGAGACGCCGATCCTGACGCGCGCTACGCCGGAAGGTGCTCGCGACTACCTGGTGCCAAGCCGTACCCACCCCGGCAGTTTCTTCGCTCTGCCGCAGTCGCCACAGCTGTTCAAGCAACTGCTGATGGTGGCGGGCTTTGATCGTTACTACCAGATCGCCAAGTGCTTCCGCGATGAAGACCTGCGTGCCGATCGTCAGCCTGAATTCACCCAGATCGACATCGAAACCAGCTTTTTGAACGAAGAAGACATCATTGGTCTGACCGAGACAATGGTTCGTCAACTGTTCAAGGAAGTGCTGGGCGTCGAGTTCGGCGAGTTCCCGCACATGCCTTTCGAAGAGGCCATGCGCCGTTACGGTTCGGACAAGCCTGACTTGCGCATTCCGCTGGAACTGGTCGACGTTGCCGATCAGCTCAATGCGGTCGACTTCAAGGTGTTCAGCGGTCCGGCCAACGATCCGAAAGGGCGTGTTGCCGCGCTGCGCGTTCCGGGTGCGGCGAACATGCCGCGTAGCCAGATCGATGATTACACCAAGTTCGTCGGTATCTACGGCGCCAAGGGGCTGGCTTACATCAAGGTCAACGAGCGCGCCAAGGGTGTCGAGGGGCTGCAGTCGCCGATCGTCAAGTTCATTCCTGAAGCTAACCTCAATGTGATCCTTGATCGTGTGGGCGCGGTCGATGGCGATATCGTGTTCTTCGGTGCCGACAAGTTCAAGGTTGTCAGCGAAGCTCTTGGCGCGCTGCGGATCAAGCTTGGTAACGATCTGAATCTGCACACCTGTGAATGGGCGCCGATGTGGGTTGTCGACTTCCCGATGTTCGAAGAGAACGATGACGGTTCGTTCTCGGCGCTGCATCACCCGTTCACGGCGCCAAAGTGCAGCCCTGAAGAGCTGGAAGCCAATCCGGGTGCCGCGTTGTCGCGTGCCTACGACATGGTGCTCAACGGTACTGAGCTCGGTGGTGGTTCCATTCGTATTCACCGCAAGGAAATGCAACAGGCGGTATTCCGTTTGCTGGGCATTGCCGAAGACGAGCAGCAAGAGAAGTTCGGCTTCCTGCTTGATGCACTGAAGTACGGTGCTCCACCGCACGGTGGTCTGGCCTTCGGTCTGGATCGCCTGGTGATGCTGATGACCGGCGCCCAGTCCATCCGTGAAGTCATCGCGTTCCCGAAAACCCAGAGTGCTGCAGACGTCATGACCCAGGCTCCGGGTGTGGTGGATGCCAAAGCCCTGCGTGAGCTGCACATCCGCCTGCGCGAGCAACAGAAAGCCGAATAAGGCAGTGCAGGGCGTTTGATCGCGCCTTGCAGTTTGCGCCAAGGTCATGCAATTGCGCCTTTCGCCCGCCTTGTGTGGGCGAGAGGCGATCGTGTTTCTGAGAGATACCGGAGCAATAAATGGCAGGTCATTCCAAGTGGGCGAATATCAAGCACCGCAAAGAGCGTCAGGATGCCAAAAAAGGCAAGATCTTCACCAAGTGGATTCGTGAGCTGACTGTCGCTGCCCGTGCCGGTGGCGGCGACCCGGCTTCCAACCCACGTTTGCGCCTGGCGCTGGACAAGGCTCTGGGTGCCAACATGACTCGCGACACCATTGATCGCGCCGTGGCACGTGGTGTCGGCGCCGTCGATGGTGATGATGTAGTCGAACTGAGCTACGAAGGCTATGGTCCTGGCGGTGTGGCGATCATGGTCGAGGCCATGACCGATAACCGCAACCGTACCGCTGCTGCAGTGCGCCATGCTTTCAGCAAATGTGGCGGCAATCTGGGCACGGACGGCTCGGTTGCGTACCTGTTTGATAGAAAGGGGCAGATTTCTTTCGCTGCCGGTGTCGAAGAAGATGCCCT comes from the Pseudomonas sp. StFLB209 genome and includes:
- a CDS encoding Dps family protein, producing the protein MAIDIGISEEDRKSIVDGLSHLLADTYVLYLKTHNFHWNVSGPMFRTLHLMFEEQYNELALAVDSIAERIRALGFPAPGTYSTYARLSSIKEEEGVPHAEDMIRSLVQGQEAVVRTARSIFPLLDKVSDEPTADLLTQRMQVHEKTAWMLRSMLETR
- a CDS encoding ribbon-helix-helix domain-containing protein, translated to MIMVRDVEREVGEPGGLGAVSEDPFIEGFSMALAQPHSKSVRLNGLATCLRLENVYWNVLSTIARSNNCSINAVLSNIDREVHLRYGGVKNFSGLIRVVCVAHLLKAQVRL
- the aspS gene encoding aspartate--tRNA ligase, coding for MMRSHYCGQLNESLEGQEVTLCGWVHRRRDHGGVIFLDIRDREGMAQVVFDPDRAETFAAADRVRSEFVVKIVGKVRARPAGAANTNIASGAIEILGYELEVLNESETPPFPLNEFSDVGEETRLRYRFIDLRRPEMAEKLRLRSRITSSIRRYLDDNGFLDVETPILTRATPEGARDYLVPSRTHPGSFFALPQSPQLFKQLLMVAGFDRYYQIAKCFRDEDLRADRQPEFTQIDIETSFLNEEDIIGLTETMVRQLFKEVLGVEFGEFPHMPFEEAMRRYGSDKPDLRIPLELVDVADQLNAVDFKVFSGPANDPKGRVAALRVPGAANMPRSQIDDYTKFVGIYGAKGLAYIKVNERAKGVEGLQSPIVKFIPEANLNVILDRVGAVDGDIVFFGADKFKVVSEALGALRIKLGNDLNLHTCEWAPMWVVDFPMFEENDDGSFSALHHPFTAPKCSPEELEANPGAALSRAYDMVLNGTELGGGSIRIHRKEMQQAVFRLLGIAEDEQQEKFGFLLDALKYGAPPHGGLAFGLDRLVMLMTGAQSIREVIAFPKTQSAADVMTQAPGVVDAKALRELHIRLREQQKAE
- a CDS encoding YebC/PmpR family DNA-binding transcriptional regulator gives rise to the protein MAGHSKWANIKHRKERQDAKKGKIFTKWIRELTVAARAGGGDPASNPRLRLALDKALGANMTRDTIDRAVARGVGAVDGDDVVELSYEGYGPGGVAIMVEAMTDNRNRTAAAVRHAFSKCGGNLGTDGSVAYLFDRKGQISFAAGVEEDALMEAAMEADADDVVSNPDGSFDVFTSFAGFYAVRNALEAAGFKGSDAEIVLLPSTSAVLDLDNAQKVLKLIDMLEDLDDVQNVYSNAEIPDEIMEQLG